Part of the Mytilus edulis chromosome 9, xbMytEdul2.2, whole genome shotgun sequence genome, aacatatgaaaaaagaaaatgaaggtcagttaataaaatcttgcttatattattatctctttacttagtaagctatatttccattctcaattttatggtaataagagcaaaaactagcttatcaagccaagtcagccaaacaagaagtttattcatagagatgtgttcttacaaaattgaatttattcaaatggcaaattcttgtcaaatttaagcatctttgatcattattgaagtaaaatgcaAAAAGTTTGTcccaccagtttcatttcatttcctattactagtattcaggTAAAGTATATACACAAAACTTTGTTTTCGAAgccccattttttccaaaaagtttactttcataatctataaaataccctgagaaataagacaaagggctatactgtgcaagctaatctaatagtttaattttacaataataatgattctaaaattcaaaattgtgtcactttcacttataatttaaagcatatttttttacagaatttctgtcaatatttttggtataaaacttcataaatcccttttttgtattttactgttcaactaagaaacataggcttgagtttaaaggctctcttgatttgaagaaatttgttgtgactcttggtcacactttaaaatataaaatatatatgatcagtactatttatttaataattatatcaattttcagaaagattattgaaattgtataaactatgttttattgcattaaatataatcagaagtgtttataaaaaaattcttcTAGGAATGATCccacatataaaaattacatgtagtatatttcatccgccagatctaatttctttcaatatagctagggtttttaattttacatgtatatgtgtcattatccacatttctgaattgtttttttttttattgcagtaatattttgtcttttaatatttaaatttagtccttctctgaaaaatagggggaagtatctcttctttatattatcataacatagttataaatcgagtttcgtttattttctttctaatttttgtaaagtaaactccttttttaatttttatgcattttgctgggtttttatttttgactggtgatattaaggggagataaccacttgtacaaatcggcataaaaaccaccgcttcggtttgaaatcaatttgacgtttgcgtatccaacattctattgccgagatattcatatcgagtgtttgtcttaatgagatgctttattaaatttaaattcagcccatcatttttagtttcctcgtaaatatttagatttttcgttcaggagacttgacaattttcacccgaactccaagtttgcagataaaataaagaataaaggactttgatttgatgtgtgagctttgacgagaataaactatggatactcaagattagttaggtcaataagtttttattacgacaatagtattcagtgagttaaaatgaggtttgtctcatccgtttttttactgaattttcacggtcacgtgactctattgttgctgataaacttggggtcaaaccgtgacctgctttccaactgaCTAAGCAAAGATAAGGAGACGTCGCCGTTGTGACGTCGACCTTGGTTACAATGTTTCTTCCGAGACGTTGCCGGTCCCGCGGTCTTCTCGACATTCTCGGGGCCTCAAAAAATTACTTTacgtacaaaataaaattaaaatacaatatataaataactttaaattaagattaaagtctttcaaaataaaaaattcacagtTCTTTCACAGTTGAACTAACGTAGTTCATAAAACAAAATCGCATAACATTAACAGTTCATAATCATGACGCAAcgtatttttaaacaaatatgcTAGATCACTTTACTTCGAAAGTCcataaaatgttttaatgttctCTTTCGCACGTTTAGATGCTtctctggtggataattgtcgTTCTGTAACATCGTCTTTCTTCGTCGGATGTGTTGTTTTTTGTTCCGTGTCCTTGTTTTCACTCTCTATATGGATTTCGAGCGGATATAACTTTACAATTGGTCTATTTGTAATTCCGTTCTTAGTTCTCACAACTGCTGAACGAACATGTCCGTCATTTCCTTTAACTAAATCCTCAACAATTGCGGTTTTCCATCCAATTCTAGGTTTTTCATCGTGAATTTGTACTAAGTCTCCAATTTCAATCCTTCTTTTATTATTCCCGGTTTTTTGGTGAAATTCTCTGAGGGAAGTCAGGTACTCTGATTTCCATCGATTCCAAAATTGTTGAATTATTAACGATTGTCTCTTTGCACGTTTATCTAAATTCGTAATGTTCGTGTCATAGTTTTCAATATCAATATCTTCTCCACGAGGATATGGCAGTGTATTAATGCGTCGTCCGTATAAAAGATGAGCTGGAGTAAGAGGTTCCGAATCCACTAAATCTGAAGAAATGTAAGTTAAGGGTCTATCATTGAGAATAGATTCAATCTCCGTTGTTACTGTTTGAAGTGTTTCTAAATCAATTAGCGATTTTCCAAGTACCTTTCGTATGCTAGTTTTTGTTAAACCAATGAGGCGTTCCCACCAGCCTCCAAACCATGGTGCGCGTTTCGGTATAAATCGCCAATCAATTCCTTGTAATGAAAATGCTTCCTGTAATTTCTCAGATGTACATAGTCGTGTTATTTCATCTGAAGCAGAAACAAAAGTAGATGCATTGTCTGATAGAATCAATCGTGGTAAAGATTTTCTGCTAACAAAACGCCTAAACGCTTGTAAAAACGTGTCCACTGTTAAGTTTGTTACTACTTCCAAATGTATTGCTCTAGTTGAAGCGCACGTAAATAAGCAAATGTATGCTTTAACTAACGACTTGTCTATTTGTCTTACATGGAGTGCTCCTGTAAAATCTATTCCTGTAGCCGTAAACGGTGGCGCTTCTTGTAGTCTTATTTTCGGCAAAGGAGGAGGGTCGGGTGCTGAATATGGCTTTCCTATTATTTTACGGCATGTAACACATCTTCTCAGCATTTTTCTAACAACTTGTCGAATTGCAGGTATCCAAAATGTCTGTCTTATGTGAGTTATTGTCATATTACAGCCTGAATGTAAAACTTGCCTATGCGCGTCCATTATGATGAGTTCAGCGATGCGTGATTTGAAGGTAGTATATACGGGAATTTTGCGAATTCCGATATTGGTGCGTTGTGTATTCGTCCTTGACATCTCATAAGATTGTTGTCGTCTAAAAAGAAACGTAGTTGTCTTATTCTAGGCAAATTTGTTGTAGTTTTCGATTTCAGCGCCTTATATTCTTCTGAAAAACTCGTCTCCTGACAGTGCTTTATCCATAATTCCGCAGATTTTTGTATTTCTGGTGGTTTCAATAGTCCTGTTTGTCTTGAATTGTGTTGTTTACGACACCTACTAACGAAACGTTGCACATAAGCAGTTATACGTAACAGTCTCTTATACGATCCATATCGGTTTAAATCCATAATAACGTGAAGTCCCggttgattttcatttttatcagttGAAATGTCTCTTGTCGCTTGACTGTTTTCCTGTTCATTGATCAAAACAGATAATGATGCGTCGCTTACAATTGTCGTATTTGGAAATTTAGAAGTGTCCGTAAGCCAATTGGGTCCTTTTTTCCATAATGTACTTTCTTTATACTTCTCGCTTGTTATACCACGGGTTAACAAATCGGCTGGATTACAGTCAGTTGGGCAATATTTCCATATATGAGAATACGTCAAATCATTTATCTCGTTCACTCGATTTGTAATAAAACGTTTTAacgtttttgttgattttaaccAATGTAGGACTATCTGGCTGTCGGACCATAGAGTTATGCTTGAACATTCTAATGTGGATTTAAGGTGATTTACTAAACGTGCCCCTATAACGGCGGCCATTAATTCAAGTTGCGGTAACGTAAGTTCTTTAAGCGGGGCTACTCTTGTCTTTGCCATCACGAGTGTGCTATCACTTCCGTTACACAAGTATGCTACTGCACCATACGCCTTTGTACTAGCatcaacaaatacatgtaaattatttCCTGTTGAGTTACAACTAGTTTTAGAAAATAAGTATCTATTAAATACCTCATGTGTTACTTGTTCAACGTCTTTGGCAAGATCCATCCATGAAATACGTATGTCTTCATCAACTTTTTGGTCCCAATCAAATCCTCTTTTCCATATGTCTTGTAAAAgtattttatttctaattgtaACTGGACTTAATAGTCCGAGAGGGTCATAAATTCGTGACGAATGTTTCAAAATTTCACGCTTAGTTACTATTTCTGAAGAATTGAGAATTTCTCGCTTTGGGTAAAACAGTTCATCGGTTACGCTGTTCCATCGCATTCCTAAAATCTTTGTTTCTTCATCTGTATCGAGTACGTTTTCTGTTGCTGCTAATGTACGAACCTTTTCACTGTTTGAAGTCCAAGATCTCAGATTAAAACCGGCTTTGTTCATTAATTTACGAGCTTCTTTGAAATAAACAATGGCGTCATCTTCTGTATTTAAGCTAGACAATATGTTGTCAACATACAGGTCCCTTTCTAATAATTTTCTTGTTgtattgttggtttgctgtaaatgttttaataacGTGGCATTTAGAATGAAAGGTGAACAAGTTGCTCCAAATAGTACAGCTTTAAATCTGTATTCAATCAAATGGCTATCAGGATCTGATGGATTGCTTAACCATAGAAAACGTGTGACATCCCTGTCGTCTTCGTGTAGTCCAACGTGTAGAAAGGCTTTTTCAATGTCCGTTGTTATGGCATAACGGTTGAGTCGAAATCGAATTAAAATCTTCGTTAAATCATTCAGTATCGGCGGAGTGTTCATGAGACAGTCATTCAAACTTGGATGGTTTGGTGAAATCCGACAACTACAATCGTAAACTATTCTAATTGGCGTCGTGCTTGAGTCCTTTTTTACTGGATGATGTGGAATGTAGTGAATTTTGTTCGGAATCGGTTCAGTTTCATATACTCTTTCAATAAATCCGCGGTTTTCTTGATCCGTAATGATATCGCTATACTTCTTTAACATATTTGGTTCTTGGCGCAGTCTCCTGATTACGCTTTCTGTTCTTTTCTTTGTTACAGCATAGTTTAATGGTAACTCATCGTGGTCGGTTTTCCAGGGTAACTTTGCGTAATATTTGTGGTCTCGAAACTCAATTGAAGATACTTGGTAATTTCGTATGTAATCATTCTCTTTTTCGTGTACTTCCGGAGATTCAATTCCTATAGCTTCGAGCTTCCAAAACGCTTCTAAGTCGTGTTCCTCAGTTTTACGTGAAATAAGCACATTGAAAATACTAGACGTTGTTGAGTGCTTTGATTTTTCTGAGTGTAACGGTCCAGAAAGTAAGTATCCTAGTTTCGATTTGACTGCGATAGGTCCGTTTCCGCGTACAACTTTATCTTCAATTATTTCCCAATAAAAATCGGCTCCAATCAATAACGAAATTTCAAAGGTATCTTGTTGCGTAACAGGATGTGCGAGCTTTAGTCCTTTCAAATAGTTATTGTTCCTGTCAATGTAACGAATGTGGTTCTGTAACGGCGTAGCTATCATGGGAACGATTAAAACCTGTATTGGGATTTTATGTCCAGTTTCAGTTTCAACATAAACTGTGGCTTTATCAAGTCGCCTAGCATTTGCGTTGGTTTCTCCGAATGATGAGAGTTGAATATTGTCGGCTCCTTCTCTCTGTAGATTCAATTTACGCGCAAGACTCTCCGTTACAAAAGATCTTTGAGCGCCTTCATCAAACAAAATATTCGTATCAGTACAATGACGATCTGACCAAACGGGGGCCACGGCAGTTTTCAACAATACATTTGAGTGAAATTGTGCTGATGAGTGTAAAATCGTGGAATCTTCTTGTATCTCGGTGTCCTTCACAAGATTTACTATAGTTGATGTAGATGGCGTAGTTTCGTTCTTATTACAACTGTTTAAAGGATTGTTCGTGTCAGAGTTACTTCTCTTGTCAGGGTCTGCGGTGTGTTTAACTTCGCTACATAAACTAGTGTGGTGTCTTTTACTGCAGTTACGACATGAGCCTTTTGATTTGCATTCCTTTATGTGATGTTTACCGAGGCAGTTGAAACATAAATGGTTTTGTTTAACGATAGCGAGGCGTTTATCTAAATCGCGTATTTTCGGGCAATTGGCAGGCGAATGAATATCTTTGCAGAAAATGCACGGCTTAGCTGATAAATGGTGATTTGCATTTCTAGTACTTGCGTTGTGTTTTCTTTGTGATTTAGCACCGGCGAAAAAGGTTGAAGTCGAAATATCACTTTCCGTCTGTGAAACTTGTCCGGCTTCCATAATTTGTATTTCCTTAAGTATACTTTTTCTAAGATCTCGTAATAGCCAATTTGTCGTACCATGCTCCCGCGCGAGATGCTTTCTGATTTCTCCGGGCAGTTTGTTGATTATAATCGGGACTAATAAATTACCGTATGAGTCCTGTGTCTGTCCAAGCGATTCAAGTCCTCTAACTAAACTCTCCATTTTGTCATAAAACATTCTCAGGCTTATGAGGTCATTCCGGGGTGGCGTAATATCAAGCAGTGCTTGTAGGTGTGCTTGTGTTATTTTATGAGTCTGTCCAAATCTCTCTATCAGAACATTTACGGCTTCGGCATA contains:
- the LOC139489887 gene encoding uncharacterized protein — its product is MTITHIRQTFWIPAIRQVVRKMLRRCVTCRKIIGKPYSAPDPPPLPKIRLQEAPPFTATGIDFTGALHVRQIDKSLVKAYICLFTCASTRAIHLEVVTNLTVDTFLQAFRRFVSRKSLPRLILSDNASTFVSASDEITRLCTSEKLQEAFSLQGIDWRFIPKRAPWFGGWWERLIGLTKTSIRKVLGKSLIDLETLQTVTTEIESILNDRPLTYISSDLVDSEPLTPAHLLYGRRINTLPYPRGEDIDIENYDTNITNLDKRAKRQSLIIQQFWNRWKSEYLTSLREFHQKTGNNKRRIEIGDLVQIHDEKPRIGWKTAIVEDLVKGNDGHVRSAVVRTKNGITNRPIVKLYPLEIHIESENKDTEQKTTHPTKKDDVTERQLSTREASKRAKENIKTFYGLSK
- the LOC139489888 gene encoding uncharacterized protein, with protein sequence MELQKLKSRRTGNRSAVTRLLRKFADAKESSEFDREELLATYENLQQKKKLLDTLNEQIENASETEDKETKIVDTDEYTTNFVTKLRHFKIFIDKTSQPISNQPSHSSYQVLNVDSPPFIPTSSPEIAQTSYAAPSLPQSNDAARILTETSQIATSIPTSSYTVPSAISSNHRLPKLTLPTFNGNILEWPSFWDSYESAVHYNPTLTDVQKFNYLKAQLENEAAQTIAGFSLTNANYAEAVNVLIERFGQTHKITQAHLQALLDITPPRNDLISLRMFYDKMESLVRGLESLGQTQDSYGNLLVPIIINKLPGEIRKHLAREHGTTNWLLRDLRKSILKEIQIMEAGQVSQTESDISTSTFFAGAKSQRKHNASTRNANHHLSAKPCIFCKDIHSPANCPKIRDLDKRLAIVKQNHLCFNCLGKHHIKECKSKGSCRNCSKRHHTSLCSEVKHTADPDKRSNSDTNNPLNSCNKNETTPSTSTIVNLVKDTEIQEDSTILHSSAQFHSNVLLKTAVAPVWSDRHCTDTNILFDEGAQRSFVTESLARKLNLQREGADNIQLSSFGETNANARRLDKATVYVETETGHKIPIQVLIVPMIATPLQNHIRYIDRNNNYLKGLKLAHPVTQQDTFEISLLIGADFYWEIIEDKVVRGNGPIAVKSKLGYLLSGPLHSEKSKHSTTSSIFNVLISRKTEEHDLEAFWKLEAIGIESPEVHEKENDYIRNYQVSSIEFRDHKYYAKLPWKTDHDELPLNYAVTKKRTESVIRRLRQEPNMLKKYSDIITDQENRGFIERVYETEPIPNKIHYIPHHPVKKDSSTTPIRIVYDCSCRISPNHPSLNDCLMNTPPILNDLTKILIRFRLNRYAITTDIEKAFLHVGLHEDDRDVTRFLWLSNPSDPDSHLIEYRFKAVLFGATCSPFILNATLLKHLQQTNNTTRKLLERDLYVDNILSSLNTEDDAIVYFKEARKLMNKAGFNLRSWTSNSEKVRTLAATENVLDTDEETKILGMRWNSVTDELFYPKREILNSSEIVTKREILKHSSRIYDPLGLLSPVTIRNKILLQDIWKRGFDWDQKVDEDIRISWMDLAKDVEQVTHEVFNRYLFSKTSCNSTGNNLHVFVDASTKAYGAVAYLCNGSDSTLVMAKTRVAPLKELTLPQLELMAAVIGARLVNHLKSTLECSSITLWSDSQIVLHWLKSTKTLKRFITNRVNEINDLTYSHIWKYCPTDCNPADLLTRGITSEKYKESTLWKKGPNWLTDTSKFPNTTIVSDASLSVLINEQENSQATRDISTDKNENQPGLHVIMDLNRYGSYKRLLRITAYVQRFVSRCRKQHNSRQTGLLKPPEIQKSAELWIKHCQETSFSEEYKALKSKTTTNLPRIRQLRFFLDDNNLMRCQGRIHNAPISEFAKFPYILPSNHASLNSS